CGCGGACGGTGAACAACGACGTCAAGATGGCGCTCGCGTGGCTTCGGATGAGGCTCGGAACGGCTTAAGTCTGGCTAGAGCTCCACGACCCGCATGTCGCCCGACTTCTTCGCGTCCTTCGGTGGCAGCACAACGTCCGTGGCGAACTCGCCCATGCCGGCGTCGGCCATCTGCGTTCGGACGTTCGTCGCGTTGAAGAGCAAGCCTCGCGGCAGCTCGATCTCCGTCGCCTGGGGCACCTGCCCCGGCCCGTCGTCGACGACGACCACGTCCGGCCGCCGTCGCTTGGATTCGGGCCGCTCGGCGATGTACGCGTCGACGCCCGAGGCCGCGAGCAGGTCGTGGGCGATCTGGCCCTCGGTGCGTGCTAATGCCGGAATGGCTGCGTCGAACGCCTGCAGCAGGCCGCGGTGGTTTTCGAAGGTGCCGGCCTTTTCGGCCCAGGTCGCCCCGGGCAGCACCACGTCGCTGGAGTCGATCAGCCGGCTGGGCAGCGTGTCGATGAGCACGGTAAATCGGTCGGTCGCCGCATCGGCGAGCTCGGCTGGGGCCCAGTCGCTGGGGTAGTTGCCGGTGAGCAGCAGCGCCTCGGCGTTCTCGATGGCGCCCAGGAAGTCGTGGAACTCGACCGGGTCGGTGCCGCTGACGCTCTTGAGCACGCGCCGCACGCCGCGGGCGTTGGGCGCCTTCTCCGCGACCATGACGAACGCGTCCTCGTCGTCGAGGCTCTTGGTGGGCGGGAAGGCCTTGTCCTCGCCCTTGGTCGGCACGGGCCCGACGGCGAAGATCGCTTGATCATCCAGCGACTTGGCGAGCGTGGCGAGCGCGAACGCCTCCTCGCACGGCAGCATCGGGCTCACCAGCACGGCGAGGCGGCCGCCCTTGTCGAGCGCGGCCTCGATGCCGTCGAGCGCTGCGCGATAAGCCCGGGGCCACTCGGCCTCGACCAGCGCGCCGTAGCGGCGGGCATGCGGCTCCTCCAGACGGTCGGAGCTGTGCACGAACTTCCAGCCGTAGCGCACCTCGTCGGTGATCCAGTGCTTGTTGACTTTCTGGTTCTCGCGGGGCTTGACGCGGTAGATCTTGCCCTCGTTGTGCTCGATGGAGATGTTGTCGCCGCTGGCGGTGATGCCGTCGATGCTGGCGGTCTTCTTGAGGAACCAGACGCGCTGGGCGAACAGGAAGTCCTTGTCGAGCAGCGCCCCAACGGGACACAGGTCGACCACGTTGCCGCTGAGCTCGTTCTCGAGCGCCTTGCCGGGGAAGACGTCGATCTCGCTTCGATTGCCGCGACCACCGATCATCAGTTCGCCCGCGCCGGCGATCTCCTTGTCGAAGCGCACGCACCGGGTGCACATGATGCAGCGGTCGGCGTAGAGCCAGACGTGCGGCCCAAGGTCCTTCTTGGCCTGCTTGACCTTCTGCTCCTGGAATCGCGACACGCCGCGGCCGTACTCGTAGCTGTAGTCCTGCAGGAAGCACTCGCCACTCTGGTCGCACACGGGGCAGTCCAGCGGGTGGTTGATGAGCAGGTACTCCATGACAGCCTTCTGGTTGGCCACGGCCTTGGGGCTGTCGGTGTAGACCACCATGCCGTCGCCCGCCGGGGTGGTGCAGGTGGGCTGGAGCTTGCCGCCGGCGACAGGCTCGAGCTTGTCCTGGTTCCGCGGGTTGGGGGCCCAGATCTCGCCCAGACAGATGCGGCACTGGGCCGGACGCGAGAGCGCGTCGTGGTAGCAGTAGAACGGGATCTCGACGTCGTTGGCGTTGGCCACCTGGAGGATGGTCTGGCCGGGCTCGAAGTCGACGGTCGTACCGTTGATGGTGATGCTGGGCATAAGCGGCGGGTCTTCCGTGGATGGGCTCGCGGACGCGTGCTCGTGCGCTGCCCGGCCCGTGCTGGCCGGGACCGGTTCGGGCATGCTGACTGGCTTCCATGGTAGCCGCAGATGGGCGTGCGCAGGGCCTGGCTCGGTACCGTCCCGATGCCGCAACCGGCCGGGACCGGAGGCGTACAACCGTACGTACCTCCCCTCAGGGGCCGGAATCGTGCTTGCGACCTGGCCCCTTTTTCGGCCGCGTCCGCACGACGCGCGACCACACGAAAACGCCCCGGCTGGAATGCCGGGGCGTTCGTGCTTGATCCGAGTCGTAAGGCCGCCGACCGATCACTTGGTCATGGCGGCGTCGATGTCGTTGTAGCTGAAGTTGTCGATCGTGAAGTAGGCGGCAATGCCCCAGGCAGCGCGCGGGTCGCTGACGAAGGTCACGTCCTTGGTGAACGACGCTTGGCCGCTGGCAGCCAGACCGAGCACGCCGGCGGCGACCTCGCCACCGAGCGACCAGCTCCCGTTCTGGAAGCTCTCGAGCGACGCCTCGTCGGGGAAGAAGATGACGAAGTCGTTGTAGCTGCCGATGCCGCCGATGCCGACGTTGATGCGAGCGTGGCGGCTGTAGCCGATGACCTCACCCGCGTTGTCGTACACCAGGCCGTCGCTGCCGGCCCCGCCGAGCAGGTACCACAGGCCGTTGAACTCGCCGGGGAAGACGGCCCACGCGTGGCTGTTCTGGACCAGCCCATCGAACTCGGGCTCGGTCTTGGAAAGGTGGGTGATGGTGGCCTGGGCCTCGGCCTTGGTGATGGCCAGGGCGTCCTCGGTCAGGCCGGTCGCGGCGCAGCCGCCGAGCATCAAGGCGGCGCCGGCGATGGTCGCCACTGCGAGAGTCTGAGTCGTACGCATCGAAAATCTCCTGTCCTTCGCACTATGCTGACCCGCGAGAGGCTCGACCCGGTGCCCCCGGGTGTGCCGGGCCGGAATCTGTAGCTTCAGGAAGCCCCTCACGATGACCAAGCCCAACTCGAGCCCGGTCCCCTCTCCCAAGGGTACGCGTGATCTCTACCCGGACCAATTGCTCCGCCAGAACTACGTCACCCGCCTCTGGCGAGACACGGCCATCCGCCACGGCTTCGAGGAGATCAACGGCCCCACCTTCGAGATGCTCGAGCTCTACACCCGCAAGAGCGGCGAGGGCATCGTGAGCGAACTCTTCCGCTTCCGCCGCGAAGGCGGCGACGACGACTACGCCCTGCGCCCCGAGTTTACCCCCACCCTCGCCCGCATGTACGCCGCCAAGGCCGCCAGCCTGCCGAGCCCGACCAAGTGGTTCAGCATCGGGCCGTACTTTCGGGCGGAGAAGCCGCAGCGGGGGCGGCTGCGGGAGTTCTTGCAGTGGAACGTGGATGTGTTGGGTGAGTTGCCCAAGTGCAGGACCGATGAAGACATCGTTTCGGGTGCCGGCTATGCCGACATGGAAACGATGGCATGTCTCGTCGGCGCGATGGAGCTTGCTGGTCTTACACCGCAAGCGGTTCGGATGCACTTCGGTAGCCGGAAGTTGTTGAACGCCAGATTGGAATCATCGGGCATTCGCGAAGAGAACAGACCAAAGGTCCTGTCCCTCATCGACGGCCTTTCCAAGATGAGTGATGAGGCCGTCAAGAGCGAGTTGCATGCCATTGGACTGACTCCTGAGCAGTTCGAGAAACTCTTCGAACAACCCAAGACGGCGATCATCATGGATTCGGATTCCGCTGAGGCGATGGATCCTGTCCTCGCTCTGGGCGATGTCATGGTGGCCACGGACTGGTTTTGCTACGACCTCTCAATCGTCCGAGGCCTCGCCTATTACACCGGTACCGTCTTCGAGGTCATCGCCGAAGGCGAGCGCGCCATCGCCGGCGGCGGGCGGTACGACAACCTCATCGAGCTCTTCGGCGGGCCGCCCACGCCGGCGGTTGGCTTCGGCATGGGCGATGTCGTGCTGGGCTTGTTGCTCGACGACAAGGGACTGATGCCCGAGGGCGCCGAGCTGATGGACGCGCTGAGCCAGCTCGGCGCGAGCTTGCGCCCCGAGGCGTTCGTGGTGGCAGGTTCCGAAGACGAGGACCACCTCGTCGAACCGCTGCTCGCGAGCCTGCGACGCGGCGTCGAGCGCGAGAGCTTCGACGGCAAGCCATGGTCGCTCGACCGATACGCCGTGCGGCCCATGCACGCCCGCCGCACGTACAAGACCACGCGCAACCTCAAGAAGCTGCTCAACGACGCCGAGAAGCAGCACGCAAGGTTCGCCGTCGTGCTCCACGGCCCGGACAAGGTGCAGGTCAAGGACCTCGACAGGCGCGAAGAGCTGGTGCACGACCGCGGCGACTTCAGCATCGACCCGGCCAGCGACGCCTACGTCGGCAAGGCAATCGCCGACAGGCTCGCGTGACCCGCATCCTCCACATCTCCACGCGCCTCATCCTGGGTGGGAGCCAAGAGAACACGATCCTCTCGTGCGAGGGGCAGGCCGAACTCGGGCACGAGGTGCACCTCGCGTACGGCCCGATCTACGGGCCCGAGGGCTCGATGCTGGATCGGGTTCGAGCTTATGGCAAGATCAAGATGCACGAGGTGCCGCACCTGGTCCGGCCCGTGCGACCCATCACCGACGTGCGGGGTTACTTCGAGCTCAAGTCGCTCATCGAGCGGCTCGAACCCGACGTCGTGCACACGCATTCGTCCAAGGCCGGCATCCTGGGTCGCCTCGCGGCTTGGAATGCGGCGTGCAAGCCGGCCGTCGTCCACACGATCCACGGACCACCGTTCCTGCCCGGCAAGAAGGTGTCCAACGCGATCTATACGGCGGCCGAGCGTGTTGCTGCCAAGCGATGCCACGCCATCGTGAGCGTGGCCGACGCGATGACGCGGCAGTTCCTCGACCGAGGCATCGGCACGCCCTCGCTCTACACGACCGTGCGCAGCGGCGTGGACATCGAGCCCTACCTCACCAGCCACCCCACGCGCGACGAGGTACGAGAAGAACTCGGCATCGAGCCGCATGAGTTCGTCATCGGCACCATCGCCCGCCTGGCCCAGGACAAGGGCCACGACGACCTGCTCGACGCGTTGGGCGAAGACCTCAGGGCCAAGGACCATTGGCGGCTCCTGTGGGTGGGCGACGGCTACCTGCGCGAGAAACTCGAGCGACGCGTCGCCGGCATGGGGCTGACGAACAGGGTCGTCTTCGCAGGATTGCGCCCGCCGGCGGACATCCCCGGCACGCTCCGGGCCATGGACGTCCTGGCGCACCCGAGTTATCGGGAGGGACTGCCGAGGACGGTGACCCAGTCGCTGCTCGCCAGCGTGTGCCCGGTCGCGTACGACTGCGACGGAACGCCCGAGATCTGCCGGCATAAGCAAACCGGCTGGCTCATCCCCACCGGCGACACCACGCGGCTGGGCGACGCGATCAGGCGATTGGCCGCCAGGCCCGATGAACGATTGGCCCTCGCGGCATCGGGCAGGGAGGTCGCCGGGAGGGAGTTCAGCGCGGCGGCCATGGTCGCCGGGCTCGAGCACGTGTACCGCGAGGCGCTGCAGGAGCGTCAGCGGCGGCCCGACGCCGGCGTCGAGGCCCGATAGCCTTGCCCATGCCCCACCTCACGCGATTGCTGTCACCTCGACTCGCTCTTGCCATCGGCGCTCCGGCGGCGGCCGTGATCGCTGGTTGCTCGAGCGGTGGGTCGTTCGTGCCTCCTCCGATCGTGGCTGCACCGCCACCGCCGCCGTCGGCCCCGCCTCCGCCTCCGCCTCCGCCGCCGGAATCACCGGGCGAATCTCCGACGGGCGGCTCGGGACCCACCGGCGGAGGCGTCGACGCGACGCCCTACACGGGATCGATGTCTGCTTACGAGTTGCTGGCCCGTTCTGCCATGGCGTACGGCGAGGCCTCCGACTACCTCGACGAGGGCAGCGTCGTCATCGTCCAGCCAAGCCGCCGGAACGAGTATGGCTTCCGCACCCTCTACGAGCGCGACGGCGACTTCTCGTTCTACGTCGACGGCACGGCCGGCTCGCGGCTGCCGAACTTCGAGGTCCACAAGGCCGGCGTTCGATTCGAGACGATCCGATCGGGAAGCTATGGCCAGGCGCCGACGCTCGAGCAGGCCATCGTGCCCTACCAGGATCTCGTCACGATCTTCACCACGAGCGTGCCGCGGATCTTGGCGGGCGACGCGTGGGGACCGACGAACGACTATGAGCAAGCCAGGATCGTCGGCGTGACCAGCGTGAACGGCAGCCCCACCATCATGCTCGAACTCGACCTGATCGCGCACGGCCCGGCGACGCTGTGGCTCGACCAAGCCACGCTGCTCATTCGCCGCATGTCGCACGAGTTTCCCGATAGCCAGGGCGAGGTCACGGTCACGTTCAGCCGGCTCGAAGCCCGCTAGGGCGATACCCTCGCGGCATCATGGACCTTCGCCTGATCAGCCTCGGAGCCCTCGCCGCCAATCCGCTCTGGAAGGAATCCACGCCGGTACGCACCGGCCATGCGACGACCGTCTTGCTGACGGTGGGCAACAAGCGAATCCTGGTCGATCCCGGGCTGCCCGAGGTTGCGCTCGCTGCGCGATTGCATGAACGCGCGGGCATCCGGCCTGCAGACGTCACCGATGTGTTTCTGACCTGCTTCAAGCCCGACATGACGCGCGGCCTGCGGCTCTTTGACCATGCGAGGTGGTGGATCCACGAGGCCGAACGCGAATCGGTGGGCCTCTTGCTGGGCGAGACGCTGCGTCGCATGGCCCAGGGCGGTGATCTTGGCGGCAACCACGGACTCGAAGACGATGGCCCCGACCCGCTCGACGCGCTCAAGGAGCGTGTCGCACAACTACGTACATGCAAGCCCGCACCAGATCGGCTCGCCGACAAGGTGGACCTTTTTCCCCTTCCGGGCGCGACACCCGGATTGTGCGGTCTCTTGGTGGCGCTGCCCAGCCACACGCTGCTGATTTGTTCGGATGCGGTGCCCGATGGGGAACACCTATCGAAAGGGCGGGTGCTCGATGACTCCGCGGACGTCGAGCGAGCGAAGTCTTCGTTTGCCGAGGCTATCGAGATTGCCGACGTTCTCATTTGTGGCCGCGACGGCATGGTCATCAATCCAACCAAACGCGCTTTCTGATAGCCTATCCTGTCAACGTGAATGGCCGAGATCGCGAGTCGTTAGCGGATCTTGTCGAGCGCTTTCTTGACGAGAACTTGGCTCAGTCTCCCGCCTTTCGATCGCTCGCGAAATGCTTGGCGGAACTCACGCTCGAACGCATCCGCGAGCACGAAGCTGAGCACGAAGCTCGAGCAACGTCGCAAGACGAGAACGAGAAAGTAGACACCCCCGGGCTCGCCAACGGGATCCCTTCGGCACGGGCGAAGGTCGAACCGACGGCCGTGGTGCCGCTACGCATCGGCGATGCGAGGATCGAGGTGCCCGTCTCGGGTGAGTCTCGTGCGGTGACGGCGGCGCGCGACGCGGCTCAGCTCGACGCCCCGCGTCACGATCACGAAGACGACTACCTCAAGCAAACGGCCGAAGCCCGGGCGATCGACCTCGGTCGCATCTCGAAGCGATGTCGGCTGAAGGCCGACTCTTGCCTGCACCAGGTACTCCGGCAGAACCAGGAACGCGAGAGTGCCGAGGAGTACAAGTCTCGCCAGCGGATGAATGAACTCATCGCCACGGCGAGGTCGATCCCCGACTGCTTCTTGTGGATGTTCTTTCGCAAGGGCGCCCCTTCGACCGATGCCCAGTTGCGGCTCATCGCCGGCTGCTATGAGGCCATGGCCGACGCCATCGAACTCTGCCATGCCATCGAGCCGCTCGACGAATGGGTCGACCAGGACCAGGTTCGTACGGCCCTCCAGCTGCTCGCTACGACCAGCAGCGGGCTGCGTGTCGCCTTGGCAAACACATGGCTCACCCAGGCCGACATCGATCAGGACGAAGTCCATCGGTGGCTCAAGCTGGTCACCGCCGAACATCGGTATCTCGTCAAGCACCACATGCAGCTGAGCGATCCGGCCGATCCGGAAGCCGACGTCGCCGATGCCCACGAACGCGCGCGAGAGCTCCACCGGACCATCGAGGCCGATCGGTCGCGATCCGAAGCCGCCGAGCGTCTGCTCAAGCGGGGCCTGTACCACGCCCAGCGCGTGCGCGACGCGTCGAAGTCTCCCTACGACGAAGAGCCACCCACGCACGACTGCCAGAAGATCAACGAGGTGGTGGAAGGATTGGTCGACTTGGCCCCGCCAGACCTCGACGCCAACATCCGGCAGATCGCGGGCGTCGTTGGACCATCGATGTTCTCTCACGTTGTCGAGCCCCACGATCGCTTGGCCGATGCGGCGTCGCGGCTCGACCAGGAACGAAACAAGCCTCGCCCCGATCGCGAGAGCACCAGCCAGCCCGCCGAACGGACGTGGAGCGACAGCGTGCTCGAGGTGCGCGAGATGCTCGCGGGCAGCCAGATCGTGGTCATCGGTGGCGAGCCTCGACGAGACGCGATCGACCGCATGCGCGACGCCTTCGGGCTCGACGCCGTTTCGTGGCCCGAACTGACCGAGCACGGTTCGGCCGAACCCATGCGAGCGCCGATCTCGAGCCCCCAGACGCGGTTGGTCGTGGTGCTGATCAAGCTGACCGGACACGAGCACGCCGAACGCGCCCGCGACTTCGCGCGGCAGGCGTCGGTCCCTTCGGTGCTCATGCCAGCGGGCTACAACCCCGAGATGATCGCCGCCGAGGTCCTCCGCCAGGCGAGCGCTCAGCTCGGCAGTGCCTGACTCGCTCGCTTACGGACAGCCAGCGTCGAATGCATTCTGGAAGGCCAGGAAGTCGAACAGCGACAACTCGCCGTCGCCGTCGAAGTCGGCCGCCGGGTCGCCCGCATCGAACAGGTTCTGGAACGCCAGGAAGTCGAAGAGGGTCAGGTCGCCGTCACCGTCGATATCGGCCAAGCACTGGCACGAGTCTGGGATGCCATCGCCATTGACGTCTGCCTCGGCACCGACTGCGATCTCGCACGCATCGGACACGAGGTCACCGTCGCAGTCGTCGATCGGGTCGACCGGCATGACCTTGCGGATCGTGCCGCCCTGGCTCAGCACGTAGACCTCGCCGTAGGCATCACGGCCAAAGCTGATGATGCTGCTGATGCCGCCGAACTGGCTGGTCCGTAGCGTGAACTCGGTGACCATGCCGTCGACCATGCGGATCGACCAGACGCGGTTCGAGCAGTAGTCGGCGTAGAAGTACGTGCCCGACAAGCCGTCGATCTGGCAGCCGCGGTAGACCTGCCCGCCGGTGATCGAGCAGCCGCCGGCGGCCGTGTGATCGTACGTCACGACCGGCTCGACGAAGGGCGATGCATCGCAGGGACGCGGGCACGGGAACTCGGTCGAGAAACACCGGTCGCCCTCGCGACACTTCCAGCCATAGTTTTCGCCGCCCGCGCTATCGGCCAACTGGTAGTTGACCTCCTCGCGCGCGCCCTGGCCGACGTCGGCGATGTACAGGTCGCCCGTCTCGGGATCGAAGTCGTTGCGGTACGGATTGCGCAGGCCGTAGGCCCAGATTTCTTCTTCGTTGCCCGTGCCCACGAACGGGTTGTCGGCGGGGATGGCGTACTCGAGACCCGGGTCGGGCGTGCCGAGCACGTCGATGCGGAGGATCTTGCCCAGCAGCGTGTTGAGGCGCTGGCCGTAGCCGTCGGGGTCGCCCCCGCTGCCGCCGTCGCCCAGCGCGATGTACAGATACTCGTCGTTGGGTCCGAAGTCGATCCAGCCGCCGTTGTGGTTCGTGAAGGGCTGGTCGACCGTGAGCAGGATCTGTCCGCTGCTCGGATCGGCGACGTCGGGGTTGGTCGCCGAGACCGAGTAGCGTGCAATCGTCGTATCACCCGCGTTGTTCGAATAGTGAACGAAGAACCAGCCGTCGTCGTCGTACTGCGGGCTGAAGGCGATGCCGATCAGGCCGCGCTCGCCGAAGCTGGAGATCAGCGGATCGATGTCGAGGAAGGGCGTCGGGAGCAGCACGCCGTCGCGCACCACGCGGACCTGGCCGTCCTTCTCGGTCACGAACACGCGGCCGAAGTCGCCTGGCGCGTGCACGAGCGCGGTCGGCTCGTCCAGGCCGGTCAGGAAGACCTCGGTGGTCACGTCGACCTGGGCCGAAGCAACGGTCGCCAGTCCGGCGGCGGCAGTCAGCGCCGCCAGCGTCGTCGTTGAGATTCGGTTCGTCATCGCTCACTCCTCGCGCGGCAATGCATCCGCACGCCGCCGCTGTCGCGTTGGTTGCTCGATCATAAGAGACTAAAGCACCCGGGCGGCCGAGCGTTGCACCTCGTGTACGGCACGCGGGTATTCTCCGCGAACGCGCGAACGAATCCCAATCAGCAGCCCGCGGCGAACTCGTTCTGGAATGCCAGGAAGTCGAAGATCGTCAGCGAACCATCGCCGTCGAAGTCCGCCGTGGGATCTCCCGCCGCAAAGAGATTCTGGAACTCCAGGAAGTCGAAGATCGTCAGCGAACCGTCGCCGTCGAGGTCGGCCCTGCAGGACGAACCCGGCAGCCCGAGCGTCACCATGCCCGTATCGGATCCGGCCGAACCCGTGACTCGGAAGGTGAGGCTGTCGCCTGCGGTCGCAGCACCGTCGACGCGAACCAGCGCGAAGGCCTTGCCGTCGTGCCACAGCAGGTCCACGTCACCCGCGGGCGCCGAGACGATCTCGTAGTCGATGTTGGCTGCGTCGTCGCGCACCGAGGCCGGGAGCGATACCAGCACGGTCGATCCGGGTTCGATGATCCGGGTGTAGTCGTACGCGATCGGCGTCGTCGAAGTACCCGTCGATCCGCCGTCGACCGTGATCGTCTGCGGGGCCGAGCGTGCCTGCCGGCCGTCGGCGTAGCTTGCCTCGGCCCACACGGTGCTCGGTCCCTCGCCGAGGTCGGTTCCGTAGAGCGAGACGTCGCCGGCTGCGCCATCGATGGCGGCCAGCACCGCGCCGGCGCGGACGAGGCGGACCTCGTCGGCCCCCGTCGCATCGAGCGAGAACGTGAAAAGATCAGCGAGGTCGCCGCTCGCCGCGCTCGGCGAGACCGTCGGCAGGCGTCCGCTGTTGTTGACCGTCACCAGCACGGTCTCGCTGCCGCGCGTCTCCAGGTCGGTGTCGTCGTAGGCAACGACGCGGATCTCGTTGACACCGTCGGGCAGCAGCGTAGTGTCGAGTTCGAGATCGCCCGTGCCCAACGCCTCGTCGACCGTCACGCCGTTTGCCAGCAGCACGACGCGCCCGATGCCTGCGCCGGGCTTGGCAGTCGAGGCGCTGGGGTCGATCATCACGACGCCCGACACGCTCCCGGGGATCGAGAACGACACGTCTGGGACATATGCAAACGGGCGGGCGAGCGGGTCGCCGATGAACTGCACTTGGAAGGGCACGAATCCGATGCTGCGCAGGTAAGCCTCGCCCAGCGTGGCGCCCTGGTCGTAGAAGTAGTGCAGCCGGGCGTGCGGGAACTTGCCGGTGTAGTTGCAGGGCTCCTCAACGGTGCCCGAACTACCAACGGCGCCCTTGGCGATCCAGCGACTCATCTTGGTCTGGCTGCCCGTACCGAAGTGGCCGGCGAAGCTGGTCAGGTGATCAGCGAATGCCGCAGGGCCGAACGAGAAGTCGCCCGCGTCGATGGGCGGGTTGGCCACGCCCGTCATGATGCCAGCCGCCGTCACACCTCCCGTAGGAACCTGTCCGTCCTGCTGGACGGCGCTGGTGCCCTTCGCGTTCAGATCGGTGATCACGCGGCCGAACTGCGGCTGGCGGACGTTGCGCGCCGAATCGGTGGTATTCATGAAGTAGTACGTGTCGCTCGACCCGCCGGGCGCCACGCCATCAGCCGCCACGGAGCGATCGATCATCGCCACCACCTCGTCGATGGTGTTGCCTCGCTCGCCCGTCCAGCCGAGCACGGCCCCGATGAACGACCGCCGCGCCAGAGACGACGTGCTCGGATTGCCCGCCG
This Phycisphaerales bacterium DNA region includes the following protein-coding sequences:
- a CDS encoding 2Fe-2S iron-sulfur cluster-binding protein — protein: MPEPVPASTGRAAHEHASASPSTEDPPLMPSITINGTTVDFEPGQTILQVANANDVEIPFYCYHDALSRPAQCRICLGEIWAPNPRNQDKLEPVAGGKLQPTCTTPAGDGMVVYTDSPKAVANQKAVMEYLLINHPLDCPVCDQSGECFLQDYSYEYGRGVSRFQEQKVKQAKKDLGPHVWLYADRCIMCTRCVRFDKEIAGAGELMIGGRGNRSEIDVFPGKALENELSGNVVDLCPVGALLDKDFLFAQRVWFLKKTASIDGITASGDNISIEHNEGKIYRVKPRENQKVNKHWITDEVRYGWKFVHSSDRLEEPHARRYGALVEAEWPRAYRAALDGIEAALDKGGRLAVLVSPMLPCEEAFALATLAKSLDDQAIFAVGPVPTKGEDKAFPPTKSLDDEDAFVMVAEKAPNARGVRRVLKSVSGTDPVEFHDFLGAIENAEALLLTGNYPSDWAPAELADAATDRFTVLIDTLPSRLIDSSDVVLPGATWAEKAGTFENHRGLLQAFDAAIPALARTEGQIAHDLLAASGVDAYIAERPESKRRRPDVVVVDDGPGQVPQATEIELPRGLLFNATNVRTQMADAGMGEFATDVVLPPKDAKKSGDMRVVEL
- a CDS encoding ATP phosphoribosyltransferase regulatory subunit — protein: MTKPNSSPVPSPKGTRDLYPDQLLRQNYVTRLWRDTAIRHGFEEINGPTFEMLELYTRKSGEGIVSELFRFRREGGDDDYALRPEFTPTLARMYAAKAASLPSPTKWFSIGPYFRAEKPQRGRLREFLQWNVDVLGELPKCRTDEDIVSGAGYADMETMACLVGAMELAGLTPQAVRMHFGSRKLLNARLESSGIREENRPKVLSLIDGLSKMSDEAVKSELHAIGLTPEQFEKLFEQPKTAIIMDSDSAEAMDPVLALGDVMVATDWFCYDLSIVRGLAYYTGTVFEVIAEGERAIAGGGRYDNLIELFGGPPTPAVGFGMGDVVLGLLLDDKGLMPEGAELMDALSQLGASLRPEAFVVAGSEDEDHLVEPLLASLRRGVERESFDGKPWSLDRYAVRPMHARRTYKTTRNLKKLLNDAEKQHARFAVVLHGPDKVQVKDLDRREELVHDRGDFSIDPASDAYVGKAIADRLA
- a CDS encoding glycosyltransferase family 4 protein; the encoded protein is MTRILHISTRLILGGSQENTILSCEGQAELGHEVHLAYGPIYGPEGSMLDRVRAYGKIKMHEVPHLVRPVRPITDVRGYFELKSLIERLEPDVVHTHSSKAGILGRLAAWNAACKPAVVHTIHGPPFLPGKKVSNAIYTAAERVAAKRCHAIVSVADAMTRQFLDRGIGTPSLYTTVRSGVDIEPYLTSHPTRDEVREELGIEPHEFVIGTIARLAQDKGHDDLLDALGEDLRAKDHWRLLWVGDGYLREKLERRVAGMGLTNRVVFAGLRPPADIPGTLRAMDVLAHPSYREGLPRTVTQSLLASVCPVAYDCDGTPEICRHKQTGWLIPTGDTTRLGDAIRRLAARPDERLALAASGREVAGREFSAAAMVAGLEHVYREALQERQRRPDAGVEAR
- a CDS encoding MBL fold metallo-hydrolase, which produces MDLRLISLGALAANPLWKESTPVRTGHATTVLLTVGNKRILVDPGLPEVALAARLHERAGIRPADVTDVFLTCFKPDMTRGLRLFDHARWWIHEAERESVGLLLGETLRRMAQGGDLGGNHGLEDDGPDPLDALKERVAQLRTCKPAPDRLADKVDLFPLPGATPGLCGLLVALPSHTLLICSDAVPDGEHLSKGRVLDDSADVERAKSSFAEAIEIADVLICGRDGMVINPTKRAF
- a CDS encoding PQQ-dependent sugar dehydrogenase; translated protein: MTNRISTTTLAALTAAAGLATVASAQVDVTTEVFLTGLDEPTALVHAPGDFGRVFVTEKDGQVRVVRDGVLLPTPFLDIDPLISSFGERGLIGIAFSPQYDDDGWFFVHYSNNAGDTTIARYSVSATNPDVADPSSGQILLTVDQPFTNHNGGWIDFGPNDEYLYIALGDGGSGGDPDGYGQRLNTLLGKILRIDVLGTPDPGLEYAIPADNPFVGTGNEEEIWAYGLRNPYRNDFDPETGDLYIADVGQGAREEVNYQLADSAGGENYGWKCREGDRCFSTEFPCPRPCDASPFVEPVVTYDHTAAGGCSITGGQVYRGCQIDGLSGTYFYADYCSNRVWSIRMVDGMVTEFTLRTSQFGGISSIISFGRDAYGEVYVLSQGGTIRKVMPVDPIDDCDGDLVSDACEIAVGAEADVNGDGIPDSCQCLADIDGDGDLTLFDFLAFQNLFDAGDPAADFDGDGELSLFDFLAFQNAFDAGCP
- a CDS encoding TIGR03790 family protein, with product MVENGFARKAATAALLVGALLARVGQAGPGVAEHAVLVVDPGSPDAMRAANEYIAARGLPETAVLYMTPDAANFAAFNDENLVALFGELAARGIGDRADYVIIAPPSRYRMGASSMVFDACASVNNFGISSAYTMAFYVDEVLAGDFAVTRTQPFHRPVGEPRGFDSEIEYAAGNPSTSSLARRSFIGAVLGWTGERGNTIDEVVAMIDRSVAADGVAPGGSSDTYYFMNTTDSARNVRQPQFGRVITDLNAKGTSAVQQDGQVPTGGVTAAGIMTGVANPPIDAGDFSFGPAAFADHLTSFAGHFGTGSQTKMSRWIAKGAVGSSGTVEEPCNYTGKFPHARLHYFYDQGATLGEAYLRSIGFVPFQVQFIGDPLARPFAYVPDVSFSIPGSVSGVVMIDPSASTAKPGAGIGRVVLLANGVTVDEALGTGDLELDTTLLPDGVNEIRVVAYDDTDLETRGSETVLVTVNNSGRLPTVSPSAASGDLADLFTFSLDATGADEVRLVRAGAVLAAIDGAAGDVSLYGTDLGEGPSTVWAEASYADGRQARSAPQTITVDGGSTGTSTTPIAYDYTRIIEPGSTVLVSLPASVRDDAANIDYEIVSAPAGDVDLLWHDGKAFALVRVDGAATAGDSLTFRVTGSAGSDTGMVTLGLPGSSCRADLDGDGSLTIFDFLEFQNLFAAGDPTADFDGDGSLTIFDFLAFQNEFAAGC